A genome region from Myripristis murdjan chromosome 16, fMyrMur1.1, whole genome shotgun sequence includes the following:
- the lysmd1 gene encoding lysM and putative peptidoglycan-binding domain-containing protein 1: MSGERAPLPAGGNSLLRGSRTRSYGSLVQSSLSPVRQRRIEHQVQPGETLQGLALRYGVSMEQIKRANRLYTNDSIFLKKSLSIPVLSDSDVYSNKAALAEEDSDDCSGCDSARNGNVERSPDQIQDEGEGGASELSPVDFLRRMDGLISQSKKAAVRGCQEGEKRFAALEAACSSRTPDRRRLTRSQSAISSSRAQQQASHVAVPLTIIKRTQKLKETEDEIFEL; this comes from the exons ATGTCCGGGGAGAGGGCGCCTTTGCCGGCCGGGGGAAACAGCCTGCTCCGCGGGAGCCGGACGAGGTCTTACGGCAGTTTGGTCCAGTCGTCGCTGTCTCCGGTGCGGCAGAGGCGGATCGAGCACCAAGTCCAACCCGGAGAGACGCTGCAAGGCCTGGCCCTGAGATACGGAGTGTCC ATGGAGCAAATCAAAAGGGCAAACAGACTGTACACCAACGACTCGATATTCCTGAAAAAGTCCCTGTCTATTCCCGTGCTGTCGGACTCAGACGTCTACAGTAACAAGGCGGCTTTGGCCGAAGAGGACTCAGACGACTGTTCAGGTTGCGATTCGGCCAGAAACGGGAACGTAGAGCGCTCCCCTGATCAGATACAGGACGAAGGCGAAGGAGGGGCGTCAGAGCTTTCTCCGGTGGATTTCCTCAGGAGGATGGACGGCTTGATAAGCCAGTCCAAAAAGGCTGCTGTCAGAGGATGccaggaaggagagaaaag GTTTGCCGCTCTGGAAGCAGCTTGCAGCAGCAGGACACCAGACCGCCGCCGGCTTACAAGGTCGCAGAGTGCCATTTCCTCTTCCAGAGCGCAGCAGCAGGCCTCACATGTGGCGGTGCCCCTCACCATCATCAAACGCACCCAGAAACTCAAAGAGACTGAGGATGAGATCTTTGAATTGTGA
- the scnm1 gene encoding sodium channel modifier 1 isoform X1, which yields MSFKREGDDGSQLNILKKRRVADLLSNFIPEDEAVLMKNGRYSCLVCSYRPVFDTVEMLTVHRKGKRHLEGLKRFYGKKTQLKNEITKRQHENYVQAEDGRQEPPGSAPLLARTRKLTHHALLRTVPYNSCHRTTSTKSEKGGASTAEQNDSSSKTTPPEQQTACGETTDADELPSSSSRGCTAAANQESHASKKGRRAAAAAAVQEPEPLTAQRRRELEHYLKLKSDGWLQDRSGRWVKDENVEFDSDEEEPPAPPTD from the exons ATGTCTTTTAAACGAGAAGGCGACGACGGCAGCCAGTTGAATATCCTGAAg aaacggCGTGTTGCAGATCTTCTGTCTAATTTCATACCTGAAGATGAAGCGGTTCTCATGAAGAATGGGAG ATACAGCTGCCTGGTGTGCTCCTACCGGCCCGTGTTTGACACTGTTGAAATGCTGACGGTCCACAGGAAAGGGAAGAGACACCTGGAAG ggttaaAGAGGTTTTATGGCAAGAAAACACAGTTGAagaatgaaattacaaaaaggCAGCATGAAAACTatgtccaggctgaagatggcAGACAG GAGCCGCCCGGTTCAGCTCCTTTACTGGCACGGACGCGAAAGCTGACCCATCATGCTTTGCTGAGGACTGTGCCGTACAACAGCTGTCACAGGACGACCAG CACAAAGTCTGAAAAAGGAGGAGCCAGCACCGCCGAGCAGAACGACAGCTCCTCCAAAACAACGCCACCTGAACAACAAACAGCGTGCGGGGAAACCACAGATGCAGACGAATTACCGTCAAGTAGTTCCAGAGGCTGCACAGCAG CAGCAAATCAAGAGTCACATGCATCCAAAAAGGGGCGtcgggcggcggcggcggcggcggtgcaGGAGCCGGAGCCTCTGACggctcagaggaggagagagctggAGCACTACCTAAAACTGAAGAG TGACGGCTGGCTGCAGGACAGGAGCGGCCGGTGGGTTAAAGACGAGAATGTGGAGTTTGACTCAGACGAGGAGGAGCCGCCTGCCCCCCCCACCGACTGA
- the scnm1 gene encoding sodium channel modifier 1 isoform X2, which translates to MSFKREGDDGSQLNILKKRRVADLLSNFIPEDEAVLMKNGRYSCLVCSYRPVFDTVEMLTVHRKGKRHLEGLKRFYGKKTQLKNEITKRQHENYVQAEDGRQEPPGSAPLLARTRKLTHHALLRTVPYNSCHRTTSTKSEKGGASTAEQNDSSSKTTPPEQQTACGETTDADELPSSSSRGCTAANQESHASKKGRRAAAAAAVQEPEPLTAQRRRELEHYLKLKSDGWLQDRSGRWVKDENVEFDSDEEEPPAPPTD; encoded by the exons ATGTCTTTTAAACGAGAAGGCGACGACGGCAGCCAGTTGAATATCCTGAAg aaacggCGTGTTGCAGATCTTCTGTCTAATTTCATACCTGAAGATGAAGCGGTTCTCATGAAGAATGGGAG ATACAGCTGCCTGGTGTGCTCCTACCGGCCCGTGTTTGACACTGTTGAAATGCTGACGGTCCACAGGAAAGGGAAGAGACACCTGGAAG ggttaaAGAGGTTTTATGGCAAGAAAACACAGTTGAagaatgaaattacaaaaaggCAGCATGAAAACTatgtccaggctgaagatggcAGACAG GAGCCGCCCGGTTCAGCTCCTTTACTGGCACGGACGCGAAAGCTGACCCATCATGCTTTGCTGAGGACTGTGCCGTACAACAGCTGTCACAGGACGACCAG CACAAAGTCTGAAAAAGGAGGAGCCAGCACCGCCGAGCAGAACGACAGCTCCTCCAAAACAACGCCACCTGAACAACAAACAGCGTGCGGGGAAACCACAGATGCAGACGAATTACCGTCAAGTAGTTCCAGAGGCTGCACAGCAG CAAATCAAGAGTCACATGCATCCAAAAAGGGGCGtcgggcggcggcggcggcggcggtgcaGGAGCCGGAGCCTCTGACggctcagaggaggagagagctggAGCACTACCTAAAACTGAAGAG TGACGGCTGGCTGCAGGACAGGAGCGGCCGGTGGGTTAAAGACGAGAATGTGGAGTTTGACTCAGACGAGGAGGAGCCGCCTGCCCCCCCCACCGACTGA